One segment of Calypte anna isolate BGI_N300 chromosome 4A, bCalAnn1_v1.p, whole genome shotgun sequence DNA contains the following:
- the MFHAS1 gene encoding malignant fibrous histiocytoma-amplified sequence 1 produces MAQTEPPKAVRLWRDAALRARKLRGGPGDPELEEPDAGPPGGPPAPPTPAATPRRPLPAAALGELEALNLSGRGLEELPEEVGAALSGLRVLSLRRNRLGRLPAAALRHLGSLTELDLSHNRLRGLGDGGALAGLRGLRKLSLSHNELGAEGPGLPPRLAELGRLEELDLSFNRLRRLPEGLGRLRHLRALDVDHNLLPSFPSPLLELAALEELDCSGNRHLGALPEGIAALRRLKILWLSGTGLAALPEGLCQLSALESLMLDGNRLRALPAGFGNLQRLKMLNLSSNLLGEFPAAILALPSLEELYLSRNQLTLLPTHLCQLRQLRTLWLDNNHIRYLPDSIVLLHSLEELVLQGNQIAILPEGFGQLSRVTLWKIKDNPLIQPPYEVCMKGIPYIAAYQQELAHSQPALKPRLKLVLMGPKDAGKTLLRRCLMEEDGQREDVGSLVVGSTQPRVCPKQQQDPGRVPVGCCPFPEPQDTSSARVPVVQQSEHLPVEWQEFPSHLPCQQAKGETPRPAPSLPLNSSQVPSGLGPSGGSKGIEVMDWTADAERGLTFIVYELAGDPSYDVIQSFFLSPGALYVLVVNLSAYVPQHFYPSVGYFLHWLGSKVPHAVVCMVGTHADLCAERELEEKCLDIHHQIAQQEKRDAEGLQSLVQQVDEALGQDFDLRCSSPHAAFYGVSDKNLRRKKAQFQYLLNHRPQILSPVLPFSCRDRCQVRRLRDKLLSVAEHREIFPNLHRVLPKSWQVLEELHFQPQAQQLWLSWWDSARLGLQAGLTEDRLQSALSYLHESGKLLYFEEHLTLREYVFHNLPRLIDILNVFCQWDSTVLLQKLLSDSHVDELRASQLHHYVEGFLLHGLLPAHIIRLLLKPHIQSREDLQLILELLEKMGLCYCVNKPKCKPLNGAAAWYKFPCYVKNEVPHAEAWINGTNLSGQSFVVEQLQIEYSFPFIFPPGLFARYSVQINSHVVQRSDGKYQIYAYRGKVPVVVSYRPARGALQPDTLSIASHASLPNIWTAWQAITPLVEELNVLLQEWPGLYYTVHVLCSKCLKRGSPNPHAFPGELLSQPRPEGLAEIICPKNGSERVNVALVYPPTPTVISPCSK; encoded by the coding sequence ATGGCGCAAACGGAGCCCCCGAAGGCGGTGCGGCTGTGGCGCGATGCCGCCCTGCGCGCACGGAAGCTGCGGGGCGGCCCCGGCGACCCCGAGCTCGAGGAGCCGGACGCGGGGCCGCCGGGAGGGCCGCCGGCTCCGCCGACCCCCGCCGCCACGCCTCGCCGCCCGCTCCCGGCGGCGGCtctgggggagctggaggcGCTGAACCTGAGCGGGcgggggctggaggagctgcccgAGGAGGTGGGCGCCGCCCTGAGCGGGCTGCGGGTACTCAGCTTGCGGCGCAACCGGCTGGGACGCCTGCCTGCCGCCGCCCTGCGCCACCTGGGCAGCCTGACCGAGCTCGACCTCAGCCACAACCGGCTGCGGGGCCTGGGGGACGGCGGAGCGCTGGCGGGGCTGCGGGGCCTGCGCAAGCTCAGCCTCAGCCACAACGAGCTGGGCGCCGAGGGCCCGGGCTTGCCCCCCCGCCTCGCCGAGCTGGGCCGCCTCGAGGAGCTCGACCTCAGCTTCAACCGCCTGCGCCGCCTGCCCGAGGGCCTGGGTCGCCTGCGGCACCTCCGCGCCCTCGACGTCGACCACAACCTGctgccctccttcccctctccgCTGCTGGAGCTGGCGGCCCTGGAGGAACTCGACTGCTCTGGCAACCGCCACCTCGGGGCCCTGCCCGAGGGCATCGCCGCCCTCCGCCGCCTCAAGATCCTCTGGCTGAGCGGCACCGGGCTGGCGGCTTTACCCGAGGGTCTCTGCCAGCTGAGCGCCCTGGAGAGCCTCATGCTGGATGGCAACCGGCTGCGGGCCCTGCCCGCCGGCTTTGGCAACCTGCAGCGGCTCAAGATGCTGAACCTCTCCTCCAATCTGCTGGGGGAGTTCCCCGCTGCCATCCTGGCGCTGCCCAGTCTGGAGGAGCTCTACCTGAGCCGCAACCAGCTCACTCTGCTGCCCActcacctctgccagctccGCCAGCTCCGCACCCTCTGGCTGGACAACAACCATATCCGCTATCTGCCTGACTCCATCGTGCTTCTCCATAGCCTGGAGGAGCTCGTCCTGCAAGGTAACCAGATTGCCATCCTGCCCGAGGGCTTTGGGCAGCTTTCCCGTGTCACCCTGTGGAAGATCAAAGACAACCCCCTCATCCAGCCTCCCTATGAGGTGTGCATGAAGGGTATCCCCTACATCGCAGCCTACCAGCAGGAGCTGGCCCACTCTCAGCCCGCCCTCAAACCCCGCCTCAAGCTGGTCCTCATGGGCCCCAAGGATGCGGGAAAGACCCTGCTGAGACGATGCCTCATGGAGGAGGATGGGCAGAGGGAGGATGTGGGAAGTCTGGTGGTGGGGAGCACCCAGCCCAGAGTATGCCctaagcagcagcaggacccgGGAAGAGTGCCGGTTGGGTGTTGCCCCTTCCCAGAGCCTCAGGACACTTCCTCAGCGCGGGTGCCTGTCGTGCAGCAGTCAGAACATCTCCCTGTTGAGTGGCAGGAGTTCCCTTCTCATCTACCCTGTCAGCAAGCGAAAGGGGAAACGCCTCGCCCTGCTCCATCGCTGCCACTTAATTCCTCCCAAGTACCATCAGGGCTGGGACCATCAGGTGGCAGCAAGGGCATTGAGGTGATGGACTGGACAGCAGATGCAGAGCGAGGCCTGACGTTCATTGTGTATGAGCTGGCAGGGGACCCCAGCTATGATGTGATCCagtctttcttcctctctcctggaGCCCTCTATGTGCTGGTGGTCAATTTGAGTGCCTACGTCCCTCAGCACTTCTACCCCTCTGTGGGCTATTTCTTGCACTGGCTCGGTTCCAAGGTGCCCCATGCCGTGGTGTGCATGGTGGGAACCCACGCTGACCTCTGTGCGGAGCGGGAGTTGGAAGAGAAGTGCCTGGACATCCATCACCAGATTGCTCAGCAGGAGaagagggatgctgaggggcTCCAGAGCTTGGTCCAACAGGTGGATGAGGCTCTGGGACAGGACTTTGACCTGCGCTGCTCCAGCCCGCATGCTGCCTTTTATGGGGTCTCGGACAAGAACTTGAGGCGAAAGAAAGCCCAGTTTCAGTACCTTCTGAACCACCGCCCACAGATCCTCTCTCCAGTGCTGCCTTTCAGCTGCCGGGACCGTTGCCAAGTGCGTCGCTTGCGGGACAAGCTCCTCTCGGTGGCTGAACACCGGGAAATCTTCCCGAACCTGCACCGGGTGTTGCCCAAATCCTGGCaagtgctggaggagctgcactTCCAGCCACAAGCTCAGCAGCTGTGGCTTAGCTGGTGGGACTCTGCCCGGTTGGGCTTGCAGGCAGGCCTGACAGAGGATCGGCTCCAGAGCGCCCTGTCCTACCTGCACGAGAGTGGGAAGCTGCTGTACTTCGAGGAGCACCTCACCTTGAGGGAATATGTGTTCCACAACCTGCCACGACTCATTGACATCCTCAATGTCTTTTGCCAGTGGGATTCCACCGTGCTGCTCCAGAAACTGCTCAGTGACTCCCATGTTGATGAACTGAGAGCATCTCAGCTCCATCATTACGTGGAGGGCTTCTTGCTGCACggcctcctccctgcccacatTATCCGTCTCCTCCTTAAGCCCCACATCCAGAGCCGGGAGGATCTGCAGCTcatcctggagctgctggagaagatggGGCTCTGTTACTGTGTCAACAAACCCAAATGCAAGCCCTTAAACGGGGCAGCCGCTTGGTACAAGTTCCCCTGCTACGTGAAAAACGAGGTGCCCCACGCGGAGGCGTGGATCAACGGCACCAACCTGAGCGGGCAGTCCTTCGTGGTGGAGCAGCTGCAGATTGAGTATAGCTTTCCATTCATTTTCCCACCCGGCTTGTTTGCACGCTACAGTGTCCAGATCAACAGCCACGTGGTTCAGCGGTCAGATGGCAAATACCAGATCTATGCCTACAGGGGAAAGGTGCCCGTGGTGGTGAGTTACCGGCCTGCCAggggagctctgcagccagaTACTCTGTCTATTGCTAGTCATGCATCCCTACCAAATATCTGGACAGCTTGGCAAGCTATCACGCCGTTAGTGGAAGAACTGAATGTCCTGCTCCAGGAATGGCCAGGCCTGTACTACACTGTGCACGTCCTCTGTTCAAAGTGCCTTAAAAGAGGGTCACCCAACCCACACGCTTTTCCAG